A genomic stretch from Thunnus maccoyii chromosome 19, fThuMac1.1, whole genome shotgun sequence includes:
- the golga2 gene encoding golgin subfamily A member 2 isoform X4, translated as MNTFADMKAVGSSVAQLQEDPKGEPGRSSPVSNPASSNTATNSASVSHNTDLQDYPDTNGDESLTEENRPLSSTESLRQLSQQLNGLVSESSTAYVNGDSAPSVSEGELESRNQELAAALESTNLTNSQLNTKLDQLAQQTQELTDQLQKERKEFEQRFSKEQGAMREQLQVHIQTIGILVSEKSELQTALQYTQQAARQKTVEADELNNRLQATKQRVSELERTLSTVSTQQKQFEKHNKELEKERDNLRLEVFRQNNVSEESKQQSSELSEQLKLSVQENGAMRLELEDLRKRLEMADLMLQQYSSQSDPTTANQQVQLLLEEKQQLETHNHQLMESIAQLKTERDCYAEQIQEEGRVWKDKTEQLLTQVSLVAEERDRNINRVQELEASIAELKNAAALLSQEKEAQGDAEAQSSGPSESEVALQEALNTLQQEKDALTSQYQAQLRDNEQLSRLCAEQEARLGELERQVEVQAQEEEDRRRMLEDVQSDKATISRALTQNRTLKDQLAELQNGFVKLTNENMELTTAIQSEQHVKKELARRMGELQEELHNFKEQLELKCTETQGLMEQRDQVVAHLQQYCAGYQALASEREQLHHQYLQQSQLMDRLQHDESQGRVQLEISHNQLKQAQDHLEQLVRDNEQLKSEVKELISSSALATPLRDQGDGVESQSLQESPKQSFSIVIPEDFESQKEMEEFIRGALAQLEAERDEARRQLEEEHRLHMAARHQAAVALRLEPQQHSHNPVHDHHHEHDHEHDHDHDHTQGQHSHCEHSHEHSEGGVPVEVHQALQAAMEKLQQRFTSLMQEKADLKERVEELEHRCIQLSGETDTIGEYIALYQSQRAIMKQKHQEKEQYISMLAQDKEEMKAKLAELQDLVMRLVAERNDWYNRYTGAVAGAGTVNPDLLPVGEDHTHPEYHVHTHAELNAVSGAEAMEVIPLSEPTTDPEALSLQTLSPGSGQSDSKPLGPKEDGTAQQIMQLLQEIQNPQGALRSPPFLGENPCIPFFYRPDEQDEVKILVV; from the exons ACCTTCGCTGACATGAAGGCCGTGGGGTCTTCAGTTGCCCAGCTACAGGAGGACCCAAAGGGGGAGCCTGGTCGCAGCTCACCTGTGTCTAATCCCGCTAGCTCTAATACTGCTACTAACTCTGCATCTGTCAGTCACAACACTGacctgcag GACTACCCTGACACCAATGGCGATGAGAGTTTAACAGAGGAAAATAG ACCACTGTCTTCCACAGAGAGCCTGCGACAGCTCTCGCAGCAACTGAACGGCCTGGTCTCCGAG TCATCCACAGCGTATGTGAACGGGGACAGTGCACCTTCTGTCAGTGAGGGAGAACTGGAG AGTCGGAACCAGGAGCTGGCTGCCGCCCTGGAGTCCACCAACCTAACAAACTCTCAGCTCAATACCAAGCTAGACCAGCTG GCACAGCAAACTCAGGAGCTCACAGATCAACTACAAAAG GAGCGAAAAGAATTTGAACAGAGATTTTCAAAAGAGCAAGGAGCCATGCGGGAGCAATTACAG GTTCACATCCAGACCATAGGTATACTGGTATCGGAGAAATCAGAGCTACAAACAGCACTACAATACACACAACAGGCTGCACGACAGAAAACCG TCGAGGCAGATGAACTGAATAACCGTCTGCAGGCAACAAAGCAGAGAGTGTCAGAGCTGGAGAGAACTCTTTCCACTGTTTCGacacagcagaaacagtttGAGAAG CACAACAAAGAGCttgaaaaggagagagacaacCTGAGGCTAGAGGTGTTTAGACAAAA CAATGTGAGCGAGGAGTCGAAGCAGCAGAGCTCGGAGCTGTCGGAGCAGTTGAAGCTTAGTGTACAGGAGAACGGAGCGATGAGGCTGGAGCTGGAAGATCTTCGCAAGAGGCTGGAGATGGCTGACCTCATGTTGCAACAG TACTCCAGTCAGTCAGATCCCACCACTGCCAACCAGCAGGTCCAGTTACTGCTGGAAGagaagcagcagctggagaCACATAATCACCAG CTGATGGAGTCGATTGCCCAGCTAAAGACGGAGAGGGATTGCTATGCAGAGCAGATCCAGGAGGAGGGCCGTGTATGGAAGGACAAAACAGAACAGCTGCTAACACAG GTGTCATTGGtcgcagaggagagagacagaaacatcaACCGAGTCCAAGAACTGGAGGCCAGCATCGCAGAGCTAAAAAATGCTGCAG CGTTATTGTCCCAGGAGAAAGAGGCTCAGGGTGATGCAGAGGCTCAGTCCTCAGGGCCATCAGAGAGTGAGGTGGCTCTGCAGGAGGCACTCAACACTCTGCAACAGGAGAAAGACGCTCTTACTTCACAGTACCAGGCACAG CTGCGAGATAACGAGCAGCTGAGTCGCCTGTGCGCAGAGCAGGAGGCACGTCTGGGGGAGCTGGAGCGGCAGGTGGAGGTCCAAGCCCAGGAGGAAGAGGACCGCCGCCGGATGTTGGAGGATGTTCAGTCAGACAAAGCCACTATTAGCCGTGCTCTCACCCAGAACCGTACACTGAAGGACCAGCTGGCTGAGCTACAGAACGGTTTTGTCAAACTG ACTAATGAGAACATGGAGCTGACCACTGCCATTCAGTCAGAGCAACATGTGAAAAAGGAGCTGGCTCGCAGGATGGGTGAACTTCAAGAAGAACTGCACAACTTCAAGGAACAG CTGGAGCTGAAATGTACGGAGACTCAAGGTCTGATGGAGCAGAGGGACCAGGTAGTGGCCCACCTGCAGCAGTACTGTGCCGGCTACCAGGCTCTGGCCTCAGAAAGGGAACAGCTCCATCATCAGTATTTGCAGCAGAGCCAGCTCATGGACCGGCTGCAGCACGATGAAAGCCAGGGCCGCGTGCAGCTGGAGATCAGTCACAATCAGCTCAAACAAGCGCAG GACCATTTGGAGCAGTTAGTCAGAGACAACGAGCAGCTGAAGTCTGAGGTGAAGGAGCTGATCAGCAGCTCAGCTCTTGCCACACCACTCAGAGATCAAG GAGATGGAGTGGAAAGCCAGTCCCTGCAAGAGAGCCCAAAGCAGTCCTTCTCCATAGTTATCCCAGAAGACTTTGAGAGCCAGAAAGAAATG GAGGAGTTTATCCGTGGAGCTTTGGCTCAGTTGGAGGCAGAGAGGGACGAGGCCAGGAGGCAACTGGAGGAGGAGCACAGGCTCCACATGGCAGCCCGGCACCAGGCTGCTGTGGCACTCCGCCTCGAGCCCCAACAGCACAGCCACAATCCTGTTCACGACCATCATCACGAGCACGATCACGAGCATGATCACGATCACGATCACACTCAGGGCCAACATAGTCACTGTGAACACAGTCACGAGCATTCAG AAGGAGGAGTACCAGTTGAAGTTCATCAGGCCCTACAGGCTGCCATGGAGAAGCTTCAGCAGCGTTTCACCTCCCTCATGCAAGAGAAAGCTGACCTGAAGGAGCGGGTGGAGGAGCTGGAGCATCGTTGTATCCAGCTGTCTGGAGAGACCGACACTATAG GAGAGTATATTGCTCTGTACCAGAGTCAGCGGGCCATAATGAAGCAGAAACACCAGGAGAAGGAACAGTACATCAGCATGTTGGCTCAAGACAAGGAGGAGATGAAG GCGAAGCTGGCAGAGCTGCAGGATCTGGTGATGAGGTTGGTGGCTGAGAGGAACGACTGGTACAACCGTTACACCGGAGCCGTAGCCGGTGCGGGCACAGTGAACCCTGACCTGCTTCCTGTCGGGGAGGATCACACTCACCCAGAGTatcacgtgcacacacacgcgGAGCTGAATGCTGTCAGTGGAGCAG AAGCCATGGAGGTCATTCCTCTATCAGAGCCCACCACAGACCCAGAAGCACTTTCGCTCCAGACGCTTTCACCCGGGTCAGGCCAGAGCGACTCCAAGCCTCTGGGGCCCAAGGAGGACGGCACAGCCCAGCAGATCATGCAGCTGCTCCAGGAGATCCAGAACCCCCAGGGAGCGCTGAGATCACCCCCCTTCCTCGGGGAAAACCCCTGCATCCCCTTCTTCTACCGGCCCGACGAACAGGACGAAGTCAAGATCCTGGTGGTGTGA